A single window of Arcobacter venerupis DNA harbors:
- a CDS encoding fumarylacetoacetate hydrolase family protein has product MNRILLGNSEIFPSKVVCIGRNYIDHINELNNEIPEDMVFFIKPNSAISDKLIFPKNQDSCHYEAEISFLIEDDKISALAFGLDLTLREVQSKLKQKGLPWERAKAFDGAAVFSKFVSFDGDISKLEIELYINGELKQKGDYSLMINKPYDIIAEAKTFLTFEDGDILMSGTPKGVGSFKLGDEFVGKILVDGKIIIEESFRVS; this is encoded by the coding sequence ATGAATAGAATATTATTGGGAAACAGTGAAATCTTTCCATCAAAAGTTGTATGTATTGGGCGAAACTATATAGATCATATAAATGAATTGAATAACGAAATACCAGAAGATATGGTTTTTTTTATAAAACCAAATTCAGCAATTTCTGATAAATTAATTTTTCCAAAAAATCAAGACTCTTGTCACTATGAAGCTGAAATTTCATTTCTAATTGAAGATGATAAAATATCAGCCCTTGCTTTTGGTTTGGATTTAACTTTAAGAGAAGTTCAAAGTAAATTAAAACAAAAAGGTCTTCCATGGGAGCGAGCTAAAGCTTTTGATGGTGCGGCAGTTTTTTCAAAATTTGTAAGTTTTGATGGTGATATTTCAAAACTCGAAATAGAACTTTATATAAATGGAGAATTAAAACAAAAAGGTGATTACTCTTTAATGATAAATAAACCATATGATATTATTGCTGAAGCTAAAACTTTCTTAACTTTTGAAGATGGAGATATTTTAATGAGTGGAACACCAAAAGGTGTTGGATCATTTAAATTAGGTGATGAATTTGTTGGAAAAATATTAGTAGATGGGAAAATAATCATAGAAGAAAGTTTCAGAGTTTCATAA
- a CDS encoding DsrE family protein — MKENLLIVWTNGDIEVANKFPLLYSSVILEREYWKTAHIMLWGPSILLAKNNVQIQEQLKKIQDTGVQMSACIVCVEDYEASSILENLNIEITHTGELLTKALKDDTWAVMTI, encoded by the coding sequence ATGAAAGAAAATTTATTGATAGTTTGGACAAATGGTGATATTGAGGTAGCTAATAAATTCCCACTTTTATACTCTTCTGTTATTTTAGAAAGAGAATATTGGAAAACTGCTCATATTATGCTTTGGGGGCCTTCAATATTACTTGCAAAAAATAACGTACAAATACAAGAACAGTTAAAAAAAATACAAGATACTGGTGTTCAAATGAGTGCATGTATAGTTTGTGTTGAGGATTATGAAGCAAGTTCTATTTTAGAAAATTTAAATATAGAAATCACACATACAGGTGAGCTTTTAACAAAAGCTCTAAAAGATGATACTTGGGCTGTAATGACTATTTAA
- a CDS encoding NUDIX hydrolase, with protein sequence MKKDNLKKLAFNLPKYPNILGRDRFFNSAVLIPLVKIKGEYHLLFQKRASTIRQGGDICFPGGGFEKGIDNNFKDTALRETFEELGIEKKDIKILGQLDTYIAPIGTVIEPFVAKVKKKAYKNMKVDSSEVEKTFLIPISFFKETQAEEYTLAHEIHPYKINNEGEKEIYFPVEELGLPEAYRKPWGHKRHKIWVYKYDGEVIWGITSVLIKELISKY encoded by the coding sequence ATGAAAAAAGATAATTTAAAAAAACTAGCATTCAATTTACCAAAATATCCTAATATATTAGGTCGTGATAGATTTTTTAATAGTGCTGTTTTAATTCCTCTTGTAAAAATAAAAGGTGAATATCATCTTTTATTTCAAAAAAGAGCATCAACTATTAGACAAGGTGGAGATATTTGTTTTCCAGGTGGTGGTTTTGAAAAAGGAATTGATAATAATTTTAAAGATACAGCTTTAAGAGAGACTTTTGAAGAGTTAGGAATCGAAAAAAAAGATATAAAAATTTTAGGACAACTTGATACTTATATTGCACCAATTGGAACTGTGATTGAACCTTTTGTTGCAAAAGTAAAGAAAAAAGCTTATAAAAATATGAAAGTTGATTCTAGTGAAGTTGAAAAAACTTTTTTAATTCCAATCTCATTTTTTAAAGAAACACAAGCAGAAGAGTATACTTTAGCACATGAAATTCATCCTTATAAAATCAATAATGAGGGGGAAAAAGAGATTTATTTTCCTGTTGAAGAATTAGGTCTTCCTGAAGCTTACAGAAAACCTTGGGGACATAAAAGACATAAAATTTGGGTTTATAAATATGATGGAGAAGTAATCTGGGGGATTACTTCTGTTTTAATAAAAGAGTTAATATCTAAGTATTAA
- the bioA gene encoding adenosylmethionine--8-amino-7-oxononanoate transaminase, protein MNWLEIDKEYVWHPYNSLPSKTKILPVTSTHKTSIFLQSGEELIDGMSSWWSAIHGYNNPVLNEALKKQVEIMPHIMFGGIAHEQASLLSKKLVDLTKLHSVFLCDSGSVSVEVALKTAILYQKAKGLKKYKFLALENAYHGDTLGAMSVCDPQNSMHSIYGSYLSENIFTKAPALGFKTDCSEEIKILENNFEKHHNEIAAFILEPIVQGAGGMRIYNPQYLKKARELCTKYDILLIADEIATGFGHTGCMFACEWAEIKPDIMTLGKGLTGGYMTMAAMITSREVSEVISNSEIGVLMHGPTFMANPLACSVANASIDLLLSSSWMQNVNKIQDIFSQELEFAKDLKLVKDVRNIGAIGIIELKDDIYAQKIQDYCVKNGVWIRPFGKLIYSIVAYTIEEKDLRKIVKTMIAAIKSLEK, encoded by the coding sequence TTGAATTGGTTAGAAATAGATAAAGAATATGTATGGCATCCTTATAACTCACTTCCCTCAAAAACAAAGATTTTACCAGTAACTTCTACACATAAAACCTCAATTTTTTTGCAATCAGGAGAAGAGTTAATTGATGGTATGAGTTCTTGGTGGAGTGCAATTCATGGATATAATAATCCTGTATTAAATGAAGCACTAAAAAAACAAGTTGAAATCATGCCTCATATTATGTTTGGGGGTATTGCCCACGAACAAGCTAGTTTGTTATCAAAAAAATTAGTTGATTTAACTAAACTTCATAGTGTATTTTTATGTGATAGTGGCTCAGTTTCTGTTGAAGTTGCACTAAAAACAGCAATTCTTTATCAAAAAGCAAAGGGTTTAAAAAAATATAAATTTTTAGCCCTTGAAAATGCTTATCATGGAGATACCTTAGGTGCTATGAGTGTTTGTGACCCTCAAAATTCAATGCATAGTATTTATGGTTCATATTTAAGTGAGAATATCTTTACAAAAGCTCCAGCTTTAGGATTTAAAACTGATTGTAGTGAAGAGATTAAAATCTTAGAAAACAATTTTGAAAAACACCATAATGAAATTGCAGCTTTTATTCTTGAACCTATTGTTCAAGGTGCAGGTGGAATGAGAATTTATAATCCACAGTATCTAAAAAAAGCTAGAGAATTATGTACAAAATATGATATTTTATTAATTGCAGATGAAATAGCAACAGGTTTTGGACATACTGGATGTATGTTTGCTTGTGAATGGGCAGAAATAAAACCTGATATTATGACTCTTGGAAAAGGATTGACAGGTGGTTATATGACTATGGCTGCAATGATTACTTCAAGAGAGGTAAGTGAAGTAATTTCAAATAGCGAAATTGGCGTACTTATGCACGGCCCTACATTTATGGCAAATCCACTAGCTTGTAGTGTTGCAAATGCTAGCATTGATTTACTTTTAAGTTCTTCATGGATGCAAAATGTAAATAAAATCCAAGATATTTTTTCCCAAGAATTAGAATTTGCAAAAGATTTAAAATTAGTAAAAGATGTCAGAAATATTGGAGCTATTGGAATTATCGAATTAAAAGATGATATTTATGCTCAAAAAATTCAAGATTATTGTGTGAAAAATGGAGTTTGGATACGACCTTTTGGAAAACTTATCTATTCAATAGTTGCTTATACTATAGAAGAAAAAGATTTGAGAAAAATAGTTAAAACAATGATTGCAGCAATAAAAAGTTTAGAAAAATAA
- a CDS encoding ABC transporter substrate-binding protein: protein MYLLKMFPFLFVLIILVTQTLCAKELKKVTLQLSWFDQFQFAGYYMAKQKGFYEDLGLDVEIKPFEFGVDIPKSVNDGKIDFAVGRETLILEKIKNPNIVALYALFQSTPLILLSTKESGINNINDFSNKKIMTTIDDASEVSLKAMITSNKVKIENLTFLKHTHKIDDLINKNTDVISAYISKAPFWLEKEGITYNIFDPKKYGFDMYSDMLYTNQNLINYDLNTVLLFKKASLKGWEYAYANQEESADIILKNYNSQNLQKDELLYEANELKKLSYFKTANLGEIRKDKIQRIYDLYNVMGLVSSPINLDKFVFDINNLNNSTFTTKEIKYIEEKDSITMCIMPNSMPYSDIKDGKFTGFIADYISLIEEKIKKPITLVPTDSWKESLEFAKNRKCDILSSASQTNERENNFNFTKSYIDIPFVLLTKSDTSFISDLSSLKNKKISIVEDYAILDFLKIKYENIEFIPVLNIDEGLKKVIDKEVFGHIDAISTSWYKLQTKYLTQLSVSAKLDEITSLSIAVRNDDLVLFNIFQKAVLSIDDFTKNEMLNKWISVEYKKDFDYSILWKALAVFIIIFIAILYRQKLLNKLNDNLKRKVEEKTKELRDINSKLEIRIKKEVEENLKKDRLLSQQQKMVSMGQMIENIAHQWRQPLSLITTGASGIKLKKELNDLDDKFLNETLNSILNTSKYLSNTIDDFRYFFRPQKKKEEFYLENCCNKTIDLMNPNFLSKKIKIINEIKNIKVFGYETELIQVLINILNNSKDALELSDNDEKIIFINIFEENNKAIIQIKDNAGGIDEEIIDKIYEPYFTTKHQSQGTGIGLFMCQEIINKHMNGEINISNTIFEYENKTYKGTLTKIVLKCLIKNID, encoded by the coding sequence TTGTATTTATTAAAAATGTTTCCATTTTTATTTGTGCTAATAATTTTAGTTACACAAACATTATGTGCAAAAGAGTTAAAAAAAGTTACTCTACAACTATCTTGGTTTGACCAGTTTCAATTTGCTGGCTATTATATGGCTAAACAAAAAGGTTTTTATGAAGATTTAGGATTAGATGTTGAGATAAAACCTTTCGAATTTGGTGTGGATATTCCTAAAAGTGTAAATGATGGCAAAATTGATTTTGCAGTAGGACGAGAGACTTTAATACTTGAAAAAATTAAAAATCCAAATATTGTTGCTTTGTATGCACTATTTCAATCTACGCCACTTATTTTATTGAGTACAAAAGAATCTGGAATCAATAATATAAACGATTTTTCAAATAAAAAAATTATGACAACAATAGATGATGCAAGTGAAGTTTCACTAAAAGCAATGATTACTTCAAATAAAGTTAAAATTGAGAATTTAACTTTTTTAAAACATACTCATAAAATTGATGATTTAATTAATAAAAATACAGATGTCATTTCAGCTTATATCTCAAAAGCACCTTTTTGGTTAGAAAAAGAGGGCATAACATATAATATTTTTGATCCTAAAAAATATGGTTTTGATATGTACAGTGATATGTTATATACAAATCAAAATCTTATAAATTATGATTTAAATACAGTTTTATTATTTAAAAAAGCATCATTAAAAGGATGGGAATATGCTTATGCAAATCAAGAAGAGAGTGCTGATATAATACTAAAAAATTATAATAGTCAAAACCTACAAAAAGATGAACTTTTGTATGAAGCAAATGAGTTGAAAAAATTATCTTATTTCAAAACTGCAAATTTAGGAGAAATAAGAAAAGATAAAATTCAAAGAATTTATGATTTATATAATGTAATGGGATTAGTTTCTTCTCCTATAAATCTTGATAAATTTGTATTTGATATTAATAATTTAAATAATTCAACTTTTACTACTAAAGAGATTAAATATATTGAGGAAAAAGATAGTATTACAATGTGCATTATGCCAAATAGTATGCCTTATAGTGATATAAAAGATGGAAAATTCACAGGTTTTATCGCTGATTATATATCTTTAATAGAAGAAAAAATAAAAAAACCTATAACATTAGTTCCTACAGATAGTTGGAAAGAGTCTTTAGAGTTTGCCAAAAATAGAAAATGTGATATTTTATCATCTGCTTCTCAAACAAATGAGCGTGAGAATAATTTTAATTTTACAAAATCTTATATTGATATTCCTTTTGTACTTTTAACAAAAAGTGATACTTCTTTTATTAGTGATCTTTCTTCATTAAAAAATAAAAAGATTTCAATTGTTGAAGATTATGCAATTTTAGATTTTTTAAAAATCAAATATGAAAATATTGAGTTTATACCTGTTCTGAATATTGATGAAGGTTTGAAAAAAGTTATAGATAAAGAGGTTTTTGGACATATTGATGCAATTTCAACATCTTGGTATAAATTGCAAACAAAATATTTAACACAACTTTCTGTATCTGCAAAACTTGATGAAATAACAAGTTTATCAATTGCAGTAAGAAATGATGATCTAGTTTTATTTAATATATTTCAAAAAGCAGTTTTAAGTATTGATGATTTTACAAAAAATGAAATGCTCAATAAATGGATTTCTGTTGAATATAAAAAGGATTTTGATTACTCAATTTTATGGAAAGCACTTGCTGTTTTTATAATTATTTTTATTGCTATTTTATATAGACAAAAACTTTTAAATAAGTTGAATGATAATTTAAAAAGAAAAGTTGAAGAAAAAACTAAAGAATTACGAGATATTAATAGTAAACTTGAGATTAGAATAAAAAAAGAAGTTGAAGAAAATTTAAAAAAAGATAGACTTTTATCTCAGCAACAAAAAATGGTTTCTATGGGACAAATGATTGAAAACATTGCACATCAATGGAGACAGCCATTATCTTTGATTACAACAGGTGCTAGTGGTATTAAATTGAAAAAAGAGTTAAATGATTTGGATGACAAATTTTTGAATGAGACTTTAAACTCTATTTTAAACACTTCAAAATATTTATCAAATACTATTGATGATTTTAGATACTTCTTTAGACCACAAAAAAAGAAAGAGGAATTCTATTTAGAAAATTGTTGTAATAAAACAATAGATTTAATGAATCCAAATTTTTTAAGTAAAAAAATAAAAATTATTAATGAAATTAAAAATATAAAAGTTTTTGGATATGAAACAGAGTTAATTCAGGTTTTAATTAATATTCTGAATAATTCAAAAGATGCCCTCGAATTATCAGATAATGATGAAAAAATTATTTTTATTAATATTTTCGAAGAAAATAATAAAGCAATAATTCAAATAAAAGATAATGCGGGTGGAATTGATGAAGAGATAATTGATAAAATATATGAACCATATTTTACAACTAAACATCAAAGTCAAGGAACAGGAATAGGGTTATTTATGTGTCAAGAGATAATAAATAAACACATGAATGGTGAAATCAATATTTCAAATACAATTTTTGAATATGAAAATAAAACTTATAAAGGGACTTTAACAAAAATAGTTTTGAAATGTTTGATAAAAAATATTGATTAA
- a CDS encoding LysE family translocator, producing the protein MEIFSSILIALFIYILGIASPGPSNLAIAHTSIYAGRKAGICFALGVTMGSFFWGICAASGLQPILSRYSELLYILKILGGLYFLYLAYNSFKMLIKKEQKKVEIKESKGSLSKYFLSGIMMHLLNPKAIAVWIAIIAVALPNGQNTMSIYLPVMICLPFGIVVFIGYSLMFSNEKVVNKYFNFKKYIDGFIGVIFSIVGCKLLFDVNK; encoded by the coding sequence ATGGAAATTTTTTCTAGTATTTTAATCGCATTGTTTATTTATATTTTAGGAATAGCAAGTCCAGGCCCTAGTAATCTGGCAATTGCCCATACTTCAATATATGCAGGAAGAAAAGCAGGAATTTGTTTCGCTTTAGGTGTAACAATGGGATCTTTTTTTTGGGGTATTTGTGCAGCTTCAGGATTACAGCCAATTCTTAGTCGGTATTCTGAACTTTTATATATTTTAAAGATTTTAGGTGGTTTATATTTCCTTTATTTAGCTTATAACTCTTTTAAAATGCTTATAAAAAAAGAGCAAAAAAAAGTTGAAATAAAAGAGTCTAAAGGTTCTTTATCTAAATATTTTCTTTCGGGAATAATGATGCATTTATTAAATCCAAAAGCAATTGCTGTTTGGATTGCTATTATCGCTGTTGCTTTACCAAATGGACAAAATACAATGTCAATATATTTGCCTGTGATGATTTGTTTACCTTTTGGAATAGTTGTATTTATAGGTTATTCATTAATGTTTTCTAATGAAAAAGTAGTTAATAAATATTTCAACTTTAAAAAATATATTGATGGGTTTATAGGAGTAATTTTTTCAATTGTAGGGTGTAAACTACTTTTTGATGTAAATAAATAA
- a CDS encoding MFS transporter produces the protein MQATKSVFLAISSLFFSIGFLAIGYGMIMTFIGVFLKENGTSDMVIGLINAAFFLGAMASSIFSQKIISSVGHIRSFVTFASLMVITFLLHSLFLNELFWAILRLISGFAYYGLLIILESWLNEKSSNEQRGQILGIYTTVFYLATAIGQLLLNIDEDLKHMIFSIGAVLVLFSVIFIAMTKIEEPILKPFDRYSFPKLYNVVPLAVTGSFISGFFVGGFFTMIPLYLIKLYDSKEVISLFMAFALLGGLLSQWPIGKLSDIYGRRKLIAATGVCTSLVSFLFIYLTLDENLLYFLAILFGVSIFCIYPLSLARANDVIDENKDIVEISRALLFAYGMGSFFAPVIIGIAFNYFNPHVLFIIFFILGIYLALYSLSKKRVDYDKRSVFVNIPVSSTIIMSEIDPRQDEKWVEEQHKNNNE, from the coding sequence ATGCAAGCAACAAAATCTGTTTTTTTAGCCATATCTTCATTATTCTTTTCAATAGGTTTTTTAGCCATTGGATATGGGATGATTATGACTTTTATTGGTGTTTTTCTTAAAGAAAATGGAACTTCTGATATGGTTATTGGGCTAATTAATGCTGCATTTTTTCTAGGTGCTATGGCATCTTCTATTTTTAGTCAAAAGATTATTTCATCGGTTGGACATATACGAAGTTTTGTTACATTTGCTTCTTTAATGGTTATTACTTTTTTGCTTCACTCTTTATTTTTAAATGAGTTATTTTGGGCAATTCTCCGACTTATTTCTGGATTTGCTTATTATGGTTTGTTAATTATCTTAGAAAGCTGGTTGAATGAAAAAAGTTCAAATGAGCAAAGAGGACAGATATTAGGAATATATACAACTGTTTTTTATTTAGCAACTGCTATTGGTCAACTATTATTAAATATTGATGAAGATTTAAAACATATGATTTTTTCAATTGGTGCAGTTTTAGTTCTTTTTTCAGTGATTTTTATTGCAATGACAAAAATAGAAGAACCAATTTTGAAACCTTTTGACAGATATAGTTTCCCAAAACTTTACAATGTTGTTCCACTAGCTGTAACTGGAAGTTTTATTAGTGGATTTTTTGTAGGTGGTTTTTTCACTATGATTCCTTTGTATCTAATAAAACTGTATGATTCCAAAGAAGTAATATCTTTATTTATGGCATTTGCACTTTTAGGAGGTTTACTTTCTCAATGGCCAATAGGAAAACTCTCAGATATTTATGGACGCCGAAAACTTATTGCTGCAACTGGAGTTTGTACATCATTAGTTTCATTTTTATTTATTTATTTGACTTTAGATGAAAATTTGTTATATTTTTTAGCTATTTTATTTGGAGTTAGTATTTTTTGTATTTATCCATTAAGTTTAGCAAGAGCTAATGATGTTATAGATGAAAATAAAGATATAGTTGAAATAAGTCGAGCGTTACTTTTTGCTTATGGGATGGGTTCTTTTTTTGCACCAGTTATTATTGGTATTGCATTTAATTATTTTAATCCTCATGTTCTTTTTATTATATTTTTTATTTTAGGTATTTATTTGGCACTATATTCATTGTCAAAAAAACGAGTGGATTATGATAAAAGAAGTGTATTTGTTAATATACCTGTTTCATCAACTATTATAATGTCAGAGATAGATCCAAGACAAGATGAAAAATGGGTTGAAGAACAACATAAAAATAATAATGAATAA
- a CDS encoding DUF1272 domain-containing protein, with protein sequence MLELRPGCECCDKDLPANLEGAYICSFECTFCFDCASEILGYICPNCGGTLIPRPLRTLEKLVNSPASTVRTFNPNICKK encoded by the coding sequence ATGTTAGAACTGAGACCTGGCTGTGAGTGTTGTGATAAAGATTTACCTGCTAATTTAGAAGGTGCATATATTTGTTCCTTTGAATGTACTTTTTGTTTTGATTGTGCAAGTGAAATATTAGGATATATTTGTCCAAATTGTGGTGGAACTTTAATTCCTCGTCCACTTAGAACTCTTGAAAAATTGGTAAATAGTCCAGCATCAACTGTAAGAACTTTTAATCCTAATATTTGTAAAAAATAG
- a CDS encoding universal stress protein, whose amino-acid sequence MIYKKMFFPIGGGDELKERLFAALLIAKYFDANLEILRCIHDTGKQMYKNLGISAQVMKEIDEVIAIRTKEESIEFENAIKEIGEIAGMEISTTPIPNKVHALLTVKEGNRSLLVEEESKFCDIVIAAAPPSGIATATFETSVLKSGKPVLMFPRKMKTFSTKSILIGWNNTVESSRAITSSIELLKLAEKVQIVSSDEYSGVDMQKINQLIAYLKFHSIDATYKIVETTRIPGEALLNAALDGNFDLIVAGAYGHKGLRELMFGGATRYLLEHSTLPIFMSH is encoded by the coding sequence ATGATTTACAAAAAAATGTTTTTCCCTATTGGTGGGGGAGATGAGTTAAAAGAGAGATTATTCGCAGCTTTATTAATTGCAAAATATTTTGATGCGAATTTGGAGATTTTAAGATGTATACACGATACTGGTAAACAAATGTATAAAAATCTAGGTATTTCAGCTCAAGTAATGAAAGAAATTGACGAGGTAATTGCAATTAGAACTAAAGAAGAGTCAATTGAATTTGAGAATGCTATTAAAGAAATAGGAGAAATTGCTGGAATGGAAATATCAACTACTCCAATTCCAAATAAAGTTCATGCTCTATTAACTGTAAAAGAAGGAAATAGAAGTCTTTTAGTTGAAGAAGAATCAAAATTTTGCGATATTGTAATTGCTGCTGCGCCTCCATCTGGAATTGCAACTGCAACATTTGAAACATCTGTTTTAAAAAGTGGGAAACCTGTTCTTATGTTCCCAAGAAAAATGAAAACTTTCAGTACAAAATCAATACTTATTGGTTGGAATAATACTGTTGAATCATCAAGAGCGATAACTTCTTCTATTGAACTACTTAAACTAGCAGAAAAAGTACAAATTGTATCTTCTGACGAGTATAGTGGTGTAGATATGCAAAAAATCAATCAATTAATTGCTTATCTTAAATTTCATAGTATTGATGCAACTTATAAAATTGTAGAGACTACAAGAATTCCTGGGGAAGCTTTATTAAATGCAGCACTTGATGGCAATTTTGACTTAATAGTTGCAGGAGCATATGGACATAAAGGATTAAGAGAACTTATGTTTGGTGGGGCAACTAGATACTTATTAGAACATTCAACATTGCCTATATTTATGTCTCACTAG
- the purH gene encoding bifunctional phosphoribosylaminoimidazolecarboxamide formyltransferase/IMP cyclohydrolase yields the protein MRALISVSDKSGVENFAKELVTLGYEIISTGGTYNKLKDAGIAVIEANEVTKFPECFEGRVKTLNPYIHGGILHRRDKQSHLDQAQELGVEGIDLVCVNLYPFKATIEKTDDFEEIIENIDIGGPAMVRSAAKNFDSVIIVTDVIDYDLVLNNLKNDTNTVEFRRDMMIKAYEHTAAYDSMIANYMNKRFNGGFGAKQFIVGSKVFDTRYGENPHQKGALYEFDTQFTNKFKTVKGEASFNNMGDISGAARIAAAFGKDNAVCIVKHGNPCGFAIKDTLLDSYIEALKCDPVSAFGGVVAVNGTVDKELAEKMNEIFLEVIFAASFTPEAVAVFDSKKRIKLFEQGTQYLELANDAIDFKRVDGGFVFQDADKVKEDEVRNSELKSTRIATEQEVKDMEIAYKIASLTKSNCVVYVKDSAMVAVGMGMTSRVDASKAALRKAEDMGIDVKGAVLASEAFFPFRDSIDAAAEAGVKCVIEPGGSIRDDEIIDAANEYDMALYFSGIRHFLH from the coding sequence TTGAGAGCATTAATTAGTGTAAGTGACAAAAGTGGTGTCGAAAATTTTGCTAAAGAACTTGTAACATTAGGTTATGAAATTATTAGTACAGGTGGAACATATAATAAACTTAAAGATGCAGGAATTGCAGTAATTGAAGCAAATGAAGTTACTAAATTTCCTGAGTGTTTTGAAGGAAGAGTTAAAACTTTAAATCCTTATATTCATGGTGGAATTTTACATAGACGTGATAAACAATCTCATTTAGATCAAGCCCAAGAACTTGGAGTTGAGGGAATTGATTTAGTTTGTGTAAATTTATATCCATTTAAAGCAACAATAGAAAAAACAGATGATTTTGAAGAGATAATCGAAAACATTGATATTGGTGGACCAGCAATGGTACGAAGTGCTGCTAAAAATTTCGATTCAGTTATTATTGTTACAGATGTTATTGATTATGATTTAGTATTAAACAATCTTAAAAATGACACTAATACTGTTGAATTTAGACGAGATATGATGATTAAAGCTTATGAGCACACAGCTGCATATGATTCTATGATTGCAAATTATATGAATAAAAGATTTAATGGTGGATTTGGAGCGAAACAATTTATTGTAGGTTCAAAAGTATTTGATACAAGATATGGAGAAAATCCACATCAAAAAGGTGCATTATACGAATTTGATACTCAATTTACAAATAAATTCAAAACTGTAAAAGGTGAAGCTAGTTTCAACAATATGGGTGATATTTCAGGGGCTGCAAGAATTGCCGCTGCTTTTGGAAAAGATAATGCTGTTTGTATTGTAAAACATGGAAATCCTTGTGGTTTTGCAATAAAAGATACATTATTAGACTCTTATATTGAAGCACTTAAATGTGATCCTGTTTCTGCATTTGGTGGAGTTGTTGCTGTTAATGGGACAGTTGATAAAGAATTAGCAGAAAAAATGAACGAGATTTTCTTGGAAGTTATATTTGCAGCTAGTTTTACACCTGAAGCTGTTGCTGTATTTGATTCTAAAAAAAGAATCAAATTATTTGAGCAAGGAACACAATATTTAGAACTTGCTAATGATGCTATTGATTTTAAAAGAGTTGATGGTGGATTTGTATTCCAAGATGCTGATAAAGTAAAAGAAGATGAAGTTAGAAATTCTGAATTAAAATCAACAAGAATTGCAACTGAACAAGAAGTAAAAGATATGGAAATTGCATATAAAATTGCAAGTTTAACAAAATCAAATTGTGTTGTATATGTAAAAGATTCTGCAATGGTAGCTGTTGGTATGGGTATGACTTCAAGAGTTGATGCTAGTAAAGCTGCATTAAGAAAAGCAGAAGATATGGGAATAGATGTAAAAGGTGCTGTATTAGCTTCAGAAGCATTTTTCCCATTTAGAGATAGCATTGATGCAGCGGCAGAAGCTGGCGTTAAATGTGTGATTGAGCCAGGTGGTTCAATCCGAGATGATGAAATTATAGATGCAGCAAATGAATATGATATGGCTCTATATTTCTCTGGAATTAGACACTTCTTACATTAG